One Cyprinus carpio isolate SPL01 chromosome A16, ASM1834038v1, whole genome shotgun sequence genomic region harbors:
- the LOC109104816 gene encoding non-homologous end joining factor IFFO1-like → MPDLQRFSFPCRSMHSPLHHHYNHQQQHQLHQYPEGPGHPDSPSGLLPEAAVLGAPDPSSFFLGEQSGPAGVPQTALDLTGSSYLHFSPSLHWSQPPPPTAMALRNDLGSNISVLKTLNLRFRCFLAKVHELERRNKILELQLQQALNCNNTSRGVEDGKTKEIGVQTGFIGPIAVQPGSLSFQNTNNSAKRPTTLFMPSLTTVLKLEPNKADDETTTDSNTNRNPTIMVSLSTPTTEPGSANTNNSNNAPHVSSIGTGTSPNPPPRFLPGTIWSYNQTRKLGSGSETRVTSPGVSWVHPDGVGVQIDTITPEIRALYNVLAKIKRERDEYKRRWEEEYTMRMDMEQRMNDLHEDLQESEVCQDELVLQVKQLKAELVLFKGLMSNNLSELDSKIQEKAMKVDMDICRRIDITARLCDVAQQRNCEDPIKIFKVPSPQTAITSRARKQASQPANGSETDEPVSTSESDGGGVRVDEVCTPSTLQINEEMQRMLTQLRECEFEDDCDSLAWEETEETLLLWEDFPGCTLTTDTSQGEEECLEKVIKDTECLFQNREKEYQETIDQIELELATAKSDMNRHLHEYMEMCSMKRGLDVQMETCRRLITQSGNNKSTSPGPGGGTDANGETERDKTEEGGR, encoded by the exons ATGCCCGATCTGCAGCGCTTCAGTTTTCCGTGCCGTAGCATGCATTCTCCTCTCCATCATCATTataatcatcagcagcagcaccaACTGCATCAGTATCCAGAAGGACCTGGTCATCCCGATTCTCCCTCCGGTTTACTCCCTGAGGCTGCTGTCCTCGGAGCTCCTGACCCATCCTCATTTTTCCTCGGAGAGCAATCCGGCCCTGCTGGTGTCCCCCAAACCGCACTTGACCTCACGGGATCCTCTTATCTGCACTTCAGTCCATCCCTCCACTGGTCCCAACCTCCTCCACCTACAGCCATGGCACTGAGGAACGACCTGGGATCCAATATAAGCGTCCTGAAGACCCTCAATCTGCGCTTCCGATGCTTTCTGGCTAAAGTGCATGAACTGGAGAGACGCAATAAGATATTGGAGTTACAGCTACAGCAGGCTTTAAACTGCAATAACACGAGCAGAGGTGTGGAGGATGGAAAGACTAAAGAAATTGGTGTGCAGACTGGGTTTATCGGGCCTATCGCTGTCCAGCCTGGGTCTTTGTCCTTTCAAAACACCAACAACTCTGCTAAACGACCCACTACGCTGTTTATGCCTTCTCTTACAACTGTCCTCAAGCTTGAGCCCAATAAAGCTGACGATGAGACCACAACTGACTCAAACACCAATAGGAACCCAACCATTATGGTTAGTCTCTCAACACCCACCACCGAACCTGGCTCGGCCAACACCAATAACTCCAACAATGCTCCGCATGTGAGCAGCATTGGCACCGGGACGTCTCCCAACCCTCCCCCTCGCTTCCTCCCGGGCACTATCTGGTCCTACAATCAAACCCGTAAACTGGGAAGCGGGTCAGAGACTCGGGTCACCAGTCCCGGAGTGTCGTGGGTCCACCCGGACGGCGTGGGTGTCCAGATAGACACCATCACCCCAGAGATCAGAGCACTTTACAACGTCCTGGCCAAAATCAAACGGGAGCGGGATGAGTACAAGCGAAG ATGGGAAGAGGAATACACCATGAGAATGGACATGGAACAGAGAATGAATGATCTACATGAG gaCCTACAGGAGAGTGAGGTGTGTCAGGATGAGTTGGTCCTCCAGGTGAAACAGCTGAAAGCTGAACTCGTGCTCTTTAAAGGACTCATGAGCAAT AACCTGTCGGAGCTGGACAGTAAGATCCAGGAGAAGGCCATGAAAGTGGACATGGACATCTGCAGACGCATTGACATCACAGCTCGCCTGTGTGATGTCGCCCAACAAAGAAACTGTGAAGATCCAATCAAGATCTTTAAG GTTCCCAGCCCTCAGACTGCCATCACCTCTCGTGCCCGCAAACAAGCCTCACAACCTGCCAATGGCAGTGAGACCGATGAGCCAGTCAGCACTTCTGAGAGTGATGGAGGTGGTGTGCGAGTGGATGAAGTGTGCACCCCTTCAACCCTCCAGATCAATGAAGAGATGCAGAGAATGTTGACCCAACT GCGTGAGTGTGAGTTTGAGGATGACTGTGACTCTCTGGCTTGGGAAGAGACTGAGGAGACGCTTCTTCTGTGGGAGGATTTCCCAGGATGCACTTTAACAACAGACACCAGTCAGGGGGAG GAGGAGTGCTTGGAAAAGGTTATTAAGGACACGGAATGTCTTTTTCAGAACAGGGAGAAGGAATATCAGGAGACTATAGACCAGATAGAG TTGGAACTGGCCACAGCAAAGTCGGACATGAACCGTCATCTTCATGAGTACATGGAGATGTGCAGTATGAAGAGAGGACTGGATGTGCAGATGGAAACCTGCAGGAGACTCATCACTCAGAGTGGAAACAA TAAATCCACTTCTCCTGGACCTGGAGGTGGTACAGATGCAAacggagaaacagagagagataaaACCGAGGAAGGAGGAAGATAA